In Fragaria vesca subsp. vesca linkage group LG1, FraVesHawaii_1.0, whole genome shotgun sequence, the sequence AAAGAAGTATATGGCCTGGACCTTGCAATTAACCTACAAAGAATTGGATGATGCGAATTTAAGGCTTCGATCGAGCTTTAATATATTTACCATGTTAGACAACCATGCACTGTAAAATCAAACTAGCTACATAACGAACTTTTCAGATAAAAGTATCTATTATCTAGCCATTTATGGATGCCATTCAGAGAGACTAGGGTAAACGTACTACCTTTAGTTTCCTTTGCTTGCAGTCAGTGCACCTTAAAATTAAGCATATAATCGGTTAGCAATTGAGACACCATGCAGAGCAGGCATCCACATATAGCTGTAGTTTTTTACCAGTCTCGATCATGTTTGTCAAGTTGATGCATGAGAGTGAGTGAAGTTAAGAGGGTAAATTTGTCGACTAGAAGAGTCAGAAGAGCTATTGGTTTTTTGGTGTTGAAGTGGAGAGGAAGGAGGGACATTCTCTATAGCTTTCTTGCACGCGCAGTCTCCGATCGAGTAGAGTCTGATAAAGTGAAAGCTTAGGTCGGTGCACGGCGGGATAGAGTCCAATGCTCACCCACCAAATTTGCATTTTTCGTCAATCTTGCTGCATTGCACCCGTGCAAATTGACTGAGTTTAACTGCAAGGGCAGATTTGTCATTTTCCTGCTAGGGTAGACGCAGAAACGAGGGGAAAATAGGAGATGAAAGCGAGGGTTTTGAGCTGTGAGGCGAGGAAAAAGAGTAGACGCACAAACAAACGAGGATCGAAACAGAGTTGAGGTGAGAGAAAATAGACAACTCCTCGATTCATAGTCATAGGGTTGAAATCCAGGAACACACAACTGCATAGGGGGGAATTGAATTCTGGATTTCTGGTATTACTTTTACGACCCTTGTACTTATGTGTCGTTCATTCAATTTTGAAGAAGCACATATGGGTTCTGGGATTTGTTCCATTGTGGTCGTGCTTCTTAGTTGTTGATGGGTTTGAGTTTGTTGTGGTCGAGTCTGGTATTGCTTTTACGAGTCTTAAATGACGTTCATTCAGATTGTGTATAACTGTTGACAGCAAGATTTATCGTTTATATGTGTCTATGCTTGAGAAAAGAGGTTGTTTTACATCTTGTATCGAAACTCAAGTATACACTGAATGTTGAAACTATTGTCAATAGTTGAGGGTTGAAACCCAGGAGTGTTTGGATCGGGCATCCGTCTTTTGCTTCAATTATATCACTGGATATCTGGTAATACTTGTACCACTCTTATTTCTTTTGCCTGGAAACATTGGCCCTTTTGTGTCTATCATCCAATTCATGTCATTACGTAATCGCTTTCGTCATTGCAATTGGGTTGGATAAATTTGTTGGCATATTTATCTTGCGTGAATTTTGAGGTCAATTAGCTGTTTTCTGTACATTTTATGATGTTTCATTCAATTTTGGAGAAAAAGATTTGGATTCTTGGTTTTGTTTTATTTGGAATAGGAAATATGGAATTGTTTTTTGTTTGTTTGTTTATGATGGGTGTGAGTTTGTTGTAATTGATTGTCTAGAATTTTATTCCAACTGAAATTGATGGAGTGATGTTATGATTTCCGAGCTGATGAAGATGTTTTCTTATCATTGCTTTCTCCAAAACATCCTTTGTGATATTCGTATAGATAAAGCTATTGAATTTAGAGAAAGTATAGAAACAGAGAAGAATTTTAGTTTACAGGAATTGTGTTGTGCTTACAAAAACCTTATTTATATGGTTTCAGTCTAGGACAGATCGATGCATCTTTATGTGGATGATCAAATCCATCAAGGTGGTGGCTATGCTCATTTTATTGACGTTGATAGACTTGGAGGAAAAAGACTGGGATTGCGAAGGATTTCTCTGACTTTGGCAATGATACTTTCTGGACTAAAACTTTTTAGCAACATTTCAATACTGTGAGGTAAATCCCTGGTTTCCATACTATTGTTTTGTAGGCAATCATTATAACTTGTCATTAGGAAAGGAGATGTTGTTTAGTAGACAATCTAGAAGTATCTCGCTTGATGAAATCTATTCCATGCATGCAAGCATTGTGAAAACCTGCATTGCTTGCCGAGTGCAAAATTTCCTTAAGTCCATACCTAAAGGACTTGTCTTGTCTAGTGGAATTCAGAGGTGTAAAACAGAACATATGGGTCTTAATGATGTCTCTAGCAGGAGCCATGGGGTCTTCGCGATTTCTCTTTCCACACTCCTTGTGAGGATGTTTACAGGGCTGTTGTTACTGGGTAGTGGAACCTCATAGATTGTTTCTAATACTTCTTTAAGTAGCTTAAAAAGAGGTAGCTGAGATTATCATATCAAAAATGGAGATATAAGCGTATTTTAGCTGCTAATTTGATGACTATGAGATATGGTACTGATTTTTATTTTTTTATTATTTCAATTGTCTTGATTAGGGAGCTGTGGTGTCTCAGAATTGTTTGTCATCTCTATTAGACGAAGGTATGCTAATTTGCTCCCAAATGCACTATTTTCTTTAATCTGAATTTACAAATGTCATTACTGATTCTTTTTTACTTCTTTGGTTTGTATATAACTTGTGCAGAGCTGAGAATCTCCATTCAGAGATAGAGAAAGTCTTATGTGTTCTCCCATATAGTTTTGTCTGGTATGCAATGGTGTCATCCTCATTGACCCCTACCGGCACCGGAAATGCCCGCCGGAGCTAAACCCTCGAAACCCATTCCCTACCTATCATTGTAGATGAAGACTTCAACACAAACTTCTCATGTTTTCACTCTGCAATGCCCTCTCTCTCCTCCCCATCTCTGACTCTCCCCAAACCTAACAACAAACACCTCCTCCCCAACAAAACCAAGCCTTCCTGCCTCGTCCAATCCATCCTCAGCCTCTGCTCCCAAGGCCGTCTCTCCCAAGCCGTCTCCTCCCTCGACCTTTTATTCCGAAAAGGAATCCGCCTCCCCACCAAGGCTCTCGCTTTGGTGGTCCAGCACTGCAGAGACACTCGCTCACTCCGAGACGGCAAATGGGTTCACTTCTATTTGCGCCTCACCGGGTTTAAACGCCCCCCATTGCTTCTAGCTAACCATTTGATTGGGATGTACTTCAAATGCGGCGATGAAGTTAATGCACGCAAGGTGTTCGATAAAATGCTTGTGAGGAATTTGTACTCGTGGAACAATATGCTCTCTGGGTATGCCAAGATGAGGAATCTGAAGGAAGCCCGGAGCTTGTTTGAGAAAATGACCGAGAGGGACGTTGTGTCCTGGAACACCATGGTGATTGGGTATGCCCAGAGTGGGGATTGCGATGAGGCTTTGAGGTTTTATAGAGAGTTGCGGCGATCGGCGTTTGGGTTGAATGAGTTTAGTTTTGCAGGGGTTTTGACTGTGTGTGTGAAGTTGAAGGAGTTGGGGGTTGTTAGGCAGGCTCATGGGCAGGTTTTGGTTGCTGGGTTTTTGTCGAATGTTGTGCTTTCGAGTTCCTTGGTGGATGCTTATGCCAAGTGCGGGGAGATGGGAGATGGCAGGAGGTTGTTTGATGAGATGGGTGTGAGGGATGTTCTGGCTTGGACCACGCTGGTTTCAGGATATGCCAAATGGGGTGATATGAGATCAGCTGGTGAGTTGTTTGATATGATGCCTGAGAAGAACCCGGTATCATGGACATCTATGATTTCAGGGTATGCTAGAAATGGGTTGGGGCATGAAGCGCTTGCATTGTTTGCGAAGATGATGATGTTTCAAGTCAGGCCGGATCAGTTTACCTTTAGTAGTTGCCTTTGTGCTTGTGCTAGTATAGCTTCCCTTAAGCATGGTAAACAAATTCACGCCTCTCTAGTACGAAGTCATTTAAGACCCAACACGATTGTTTTGAGTTCTCTTATCGACATGTATTCCAAATGCGGCAATTTGGGGGCCGCAAGGCAGGTATTCAAGCTCTTGGGTGATAAGCAAGACACTGTGTTATGGAACACAATGATGTCTGCCTTAGCACAGCACGGTCATGGTATAGAGACATTGCAGATGTTTGAAGACATGGTCGGTTCAGGTGTAAAGCCGGTAACGACCACCTTTGTTGTTATTCTCAATGCTTGTAGTCATTCTGGTCTAGTCCTGGAAGGGCGTAGGCTTTTCAAGTCCATGACTGATGATTATGGCATTGTTCCTAATGAGGAGCATTATGCTTGCTTAATTGATCTCTTGGGTCGAGCCGGATGTTTTGATGAGTTGATGAACCAGCTCGAAAATATGCCATGTAAAGCTGGTGATCAAGTTTGGAATGCATTACTTGGTGTTTGTAGAATCCATGGAAACACAGAACTAGGAAGAAAAGTGGCCGAACACCTTCTTGAGCTGGAGCCTCAATCTTCTGCTCCCTATGTTTTGCTTTCGAGCATATATGCTGAAGAAGGTAGATGGGAGCTGGTAGAGAAGGTGAGGCGGCTTATGGATGAGAGACATGTGAGGAAAGAGAGAGCCATTAGTTGGTTAGAAGTTGGAAGTAGGTTGCATGCTTTCACTGTATCAGACCGGCTGCATCCTTTAAAAGAGGAAATATACTCAGTTTTGAAACAGTTAGCTGACCAGATGGAAGAAGATGCCTCACTAACTAACCTCGAGAACTAGAAGATTGATGACTTGTTACTTCGCAGGGTGGTAAGGAGAGAAAGTGACAGTATTTGTCTATTCAATCTTCAAAATTTTTGTAACATTATATTCTTAAGCTACAATTTCAAATTCTTTAGATTTGAATCTCCAGAATGACATACATGTGACTGCCTCTCTCTTTCTCGGTCAGTGAGCTTTGCAGCAAATCCACTTAAACTCCTTTTGTAACTTCTTGTCAAGAAATTTGCAGCGGAGTTGCTCTCGACAACTTTTTCAAGTAATCCAAGGTGGTGAGACAATGGTTAGTACACCACATTATCAGGAAGTGAACCCAGGTACACAATATGGACCTTTCTGTCTTCATCTATGGCCTTGCACAAGAAGATACTCAAAAGTATAACAGTGGGGAAAATATAAGAAAATAGGATAGCTTCATGCTTAGCCATTGTTTTCAATTGATGCTCTAAATTATTGCTAGTGAAGACTGCTAATACTGAGATTCATGATGTAGTACCACGTCCATCCAAATTTGTTTCTGGCAAAAAATCACAAATGGTCATTGACTTTTGACCCATTAATCACTTTACTCACTCACATTTCAAAAATGTCATTTAACTCACTCATTTATGATTATGTCTCTCACTTAACTCATTGCCGTTAAACATACCGTTAGGAGCCGTTAACATTGAGTATATTTGTCTAACCACATAAAATATTTCTAATTTATTCTTAAATTTATTTCTGTTATTAGATCATTTTTCAATTTTGTCTTGAAATTTCTATGAAAAAGAGTAACTTTAAAAAATCTGAAATTATTCTGAAAAAATATATTATTTGTAGTTCTTTTTTTTTTTCGTACAAATTATTTGTAGTTCTTTTAATCGTAATAAAAAAAATTAACTAATAAATTAATGCATATTTAACTTATTTGAATGTTATTAAATTATTTTCAACTTTAAAAAAAAATTCTGGAATTTCTTTTTCTTTTTGAAAGATTGGAATTTGTAATACAAAAAAAATGTTTTAGAATTAAAATCTAATGAGGAAACAACATTGTTTATTTTTTCTCAAAATAAAAAAATAATTAAAAACTTATTTTTTGGTGGTTAGACAAATATACCCTCGATGTTAACGATAACTAACGGTTGGTTTAACGGCAGTGAGTTAAGTGAGCGAGATAATCAAAAGTGAGCGAGTTAAGTGACATTTTTGAAATGTGAGTGAGTAAAGTGATTAATGGGTCAAAAGTCAGTGACCATTTGTGATATTTTGCCTTTGTTTCCTTTAACTGATGATTCTTCTTTGGCATTGCATTTAACTTAATAATGATTTTGTTTCCAAATAACAATTCAAAATCATATTTCCAATATTCCATCTATCTATGTCAGAAGGTCCAGATTAGCTTGATAATTTCTAAGAATGCTGCAAATCCCTGGATTTAGGTCTGATGCAATTAATATATATGGAAGTATTTGCATAGAGCTATATATAGACCAACAATCACCTAAAAGAAGGTTATATTTTCAAACCCTTTTTTTTTTTTTTTTTTNTTACAAATTCTGCTTTATTTGGTGATTTTCTTCTTGGCCAAATTAAAAGCCTTGATTTCATATCATATTTGCCTTGCTAATTCTAAATGTAGCTGTGAAATAACTACAACATAAAATATAGTCAACTACTCGTATTCATATCATTTGGTTGATATTTGACCCTTTGCTGGTGTTTGGTCCAAAGGCTTAATTTTATTAGCAGATTTTCCCTTGCTGAATCTATCTTTAGCTGCCAAACTAAATTGTATGTATCTCATACTACAGTGGTATGTATTATCTTTTCAATTTCAGGAAGTACCTCTTCTTTCAGATGTATAATCTAGCTTGACTTCAAGATTTGATATATTTGAGTTTATTCTGCGAGTTGGTTAATCCTTAGATTAAACCTTTCAAGTTCTATAAGCTTTCCGGAGCTTTTATAGAAAGATGAACTAGAAATTCAATTAAGGTTGGTCTTGAAGGATCAACTCTTCTCGAGAGAGTGTTTGCGACCACACACACACATGCCAGTTCTCACTCCTTTTTTATGCAAAAGCTCTGATATGGCTTAGGTTTAGATTCTCTTTTATTCATCGATGGAGGCGTGAACTATGAGGAATGAGCTTCAGCTCTAATACCAGCTAGAATGCGCACCTAACCAGTGCTGAAACAATCAAGAAGTTCTTTTTATTCTTCAAGAGTTTCATTGGTAATTCTATTATTTTATTTTTACAATCTTATAAATGTTTTTTTTTTAATCAAGTGGTTCTTGATAGTATCCAATAATAGAGATGTTCTGTAATAAGTCATACTCAAATATTTCTGAATTTTAATTTTTTCTTGTTCTTCTAGTATTTCTTCTGTAGTTTCTTGGTAAATAGTAAGCAATTGTGCTCTAGTAAGGAGAAAAAATGTAAATGATGAAAATTTAACTGCTCTAGTTTCTTGGTTGTTCTACTGACTTAACTGAACAATCTGCGGAATTTATATATCTGATTTAGAAGCTGGATGCAGCCTATATGTATACATGGATTGGACTTAATTTTTTATTTACTTATATCTGTAATATAATTTATAGGTCACAGCAATGGTGAGCAACCCTAGTGGTGTCTCATCATCAGCTCCTCCACTTCTTGGCGACCAGAATAGTCCCAACAATAGGGATGAAAAGAAGAAGAGGGTTGCCAAACCGGAAAGCTCATTTAACAGAAGAAAGGGAAAAGCTTTCCGAGCGCCATTTTTCTGAAGGCGTACTTGCTACTTTGAGAGGAATTAAGGAGTGGGAAGCAACAACATCAATTTGGCTTGTCATTCTATGTTCATGTTTAATGACTATATTTGCTATTTATATTTATTTCTTGAACTTAGATGTTCATGTTAAGATTATGGCCTGGATTCATGGGCAAGTTTGTGGTGATTTTTGGACTTTTGGGGATTGACTGTTTCGGTTAAGAATAATACATACGATAGACGACTCTTTTTTTGGCCTAATAGACGACTCTATTGCAGATGCTAAAGCTCTCTATACATAGAAGAGTAATTTGCCTCGTAGGCATCTACTAAATGCCGAACACGCAATTGTGGTAAGCTAATTAAAGCCAAGTACTTCAATTAAGGCTTATAGAGCTACCACCAAAGAGCATATATAATTCAATACATTAACCCACGTTTGTTACATG encodes:
- the LOC101292158 gene encoding pentatricopeptide repeat-containing protein At2g21090-like, producing MPSLSSPSLTLPKPNNKHLLPNKTKPSCLVQSILSLCSQGRLSQAVSSLDLLFRKGIRLPTKALALVVQHCRDTRSLRDGKWVHFYLRLTGFKRPPLLLANHLIGMYFKCGDEVNARKVFDKMLVRNLYSWNNMLSGYAKMRNLKEARSLFEKMTERDVVSWNTMVIGYAQSGDCDEALRFYRELRRSAFGLNEFSFAGVLTVCVKLKELGVVRQAHGQVLVAGFLSNVVLSSSLVDAYAKCGEMGDGRRLFDEMGVRDVLAWTTLVSGYAKWGDMRSAGELFDMMPEKNPVSWTSMISGYARNGLGHEALALFAKMMMFQVRPDQFTFSSCLCACASIASLKHGKQIHASLVRSHLRPNTIVLSSLIDMYSKCGNLGAARQVFKLLGDKQDTVLWNTMMSALAQHGHGIETLQMFEDMVGSGVKPVTTTFVVILNACSHSGLVLEGRRLFKSMTDDYGIVPNEEHYACLIDLLGRAGCFDELMNQLENMPCKAGDQVWNALLGVCRIHGNTELGRKVAEHLLELEPQSSAPYVLLSSIYAEEGRWELVEKVRRLMDERHVRKERAISWLEVGSRLHAFTVSDRLHPLKEEIYSVLKQLADQMEEDASLTNLEN